In the genome of Candidatus Tanganyikabacteria bacterium, the window CGAGACGTACCGCGAGCGAATCAAGGAGAAGCTCGGCCTGTCCAGCCGCTCGGAAATCGTCCGTTTCGCGCTGGAGCAGGGCATCCTCCACTCCGGCTCCTGAATCGTGTAGGGGAAATCCCCCACTCTCAGTTTCCTGAGAATCTGACAGACAAGCACCCCTCCGAGCTGCTAGCTTCGTGGTGGACATTCAGGAAGGGATGCGAATGAGTGCCGGCTGTCAGTGTCGGTCTCGCGACGTCGCTGAGCTCGGTGCCGGCACGACCCACCGGCTTTTGACAGCTAGGGAGTCAGCATCGGAGAAGCGAAGGAGTTTCTTGTGAAAATGCTCGCCCGGTGGATCGCGCTCTTGACGGCGGCCCTCGTCGCCGCGCCGCTGGGGGCCGCCTACGCGGCTCCGGAAGACGACAATGTCGGCGGGTCCATGATCCTGGCCACGACCACGAGCACCGTGGACAGCGGCTTGCTCGACGCCTTGATGCCCCGGTTCAAGGCCAGGACCGGCGTCGAGGTGAAAGTCATCGGCGTCGGGAGCGGAGCGGCCCTCGCCATGGCCGGCAAGGGCGACGTCGACGCTGTCTTGAGCCACGCTCCCGCCGCCGAGAAGAAGTACGTGGACAAGGGCGATCTGGTCGAGGGCGCCCTCATCATGCACAACGACTTCATCGTCCTGGGACCACCGGCCGATCCGGCACAGGTCAAGGCGGCCACGTCCCTCAAGGAAGCGCTGACGCGCATCGCGGCCACGGGCCCCTTCATCTCGCGGGGGGACGATTCGGGCACGCACAAGATGGAGCTGGCGCTCTGGAAGGACGCGGGGATCAAGGCGGCCGACGTCAAGAATCGCGTGGAGGC includes:
- a CDS encoding substrate-binding domain-containing protein; this translates as MLARWIALLTAALVAAPLGAAYAAPEDDNVGGSMILATTTSTVDSGLLDALMPRFKARTGVEVKVIGVGSGAALAMAGKGDVDAVLSHAPAAEKKYVDKGDLVEGALIMHNDFIVLGPPADPAQVKAATSLKEALTRIAATGPFISRGDDSGTHKMELALWKDAGIKAADVKNRVEAGQGMGAVLNIADQRKGYTLADRGTYFALRKSLDLAIVYEGENALLNIYHAYVVNPARHGGIKLRQARAFVRFMASPDTQRFIGEFRKAEFGEALFEPDAGKSVASLGKTR